One part of the Labilithrix sp. genome encodes these proteins:
- the uvrB gene encoding excinuclease ABC subunit UvrB, with product MPTASPFKLSSNFEPRGDQPQAIKELMAGLGKGEQHQVLLGITGSGKTFTMANVIQQYGRPTLILAPNKTLAAQLYGEMKELFPENAVEYFVSYYDYYQPEAYVPSSDTYIDKDAIINDQIDRMRHSATRALLSRQDVIIVASVSCIYGIGSAESYHGLLIDLKVGEEFRRDNFLRMLVDIQYERNDVDFHRGTFRVRGDVVEVFPAYEHETAVRVEFFGDTVEAIREVDPLRGKVKGSLERYAIFPGSHYVTPQEQMRRAISQIRDELLERLDFFDKEGRFLEKQRLEQRTLYDIEMMEQMGFCNGIENYSRHLSNRKAGDPPPTLIDYFPKDFLLVLDESHQTVPQVGAMYRGDRARKETLVEYGFRLPSALDNRPLKFEEFETHVHRCVYVSATPGEYELQKAQGSFIEQVIRPTGLMDPVVEVRPVSGQVDDLLTEIRDRATKNERVLCTTLTKRMAEDLTDYYRELGVRIRYLHSDVDTLERIDILRDLRLGEFDVLVGINLLREGLDLPEVSLVAIFDSDKEGFLRSPRSLIQTIGRAARNVNGRVIMYADSITSAMKGAIEETNRRRALQEAFNKEHGIVPQTVIRAVMNINPAAGTMDYIDIPKTPKAGAKGKGKGADLDIGEQIRALRSEMFAAAEALDFERAARLRDELKKLEALAAKDGNGAAEAALASGMYDPYAGAAPKKKRASGGAAAKKAAGARGRYKR from the coding sequence ATGCCGACCGCGAGCCCCTTCAAGCTGTCTTCGAATTTCGAGCCGCGGGGCGATCAACCGCAGGCGATCAAAGAGCTGATGGCGGGGCTCGGCAAGGGCGAGCAGCACCAGGTGCTCCTCGGCATCACCGGCTCCGGCAAGACGTTCACGATGGCGAACGTCATCCAGCAGTATGGCCGCCCCACCCTCATCCTCGCGCCGAACAAGACGCTCGCGGCGCAGCTCTACGGCGAGATGAAGGAGCTCTTCCCCGAGAACGCGGTCGAGTACTTCGTCAGCTACTACGACTACTACCAGCCCGAGGCGTACGTCCCCTCGAGCGACACGTACATCGACAAGGACGCGATCATCAACGACCAGATCGATCGCATGCGCCACTCCGCGACGCGCGCGCTCCTCTCGCGGCAGGACGTCATCATCGTCGCCTCGGTGAGCTGCATCTACGGCATCGGCTCGGCGGAGAGCTACCACGGCCTCCTCATCGACCTGAAGGTCGGCGAGGAGTTCCGCCGCGACAACTTCCTCCGCATGCTCGTCGACATCCAGTACGAGCGAAACGACGTCGACTTCCACCGCGGCACCTTCCGCGTGCGCGGCGACGTGGTCGAGGTCTTCCCCGCCTACGAGCACGAGACCGCGGTGCGGGTCGAGTTCTTCGGCGACACGGTGGAGGCGATCCGCGAGGTCGACCCCTTGCGCGGCAAGGTGAAGGGCTCGCTCGAGCGCTACGCGATCTTCCCCGGCTCGCACTACGTCACGCCGCAGGAGCAGATGCGCCGCGCGATCTCGCAGATCCGCGACGAGCTCCTCGAGCGCCTCGACTTCTTCGACAAGGAAGGCCGCTTCCTCGAGAAGCAGCGCCTCGAGCAGCGGACCCTCTACGACATCGAGATGATGGAGCAGATGGGGTTCTGCAACGGCATCGAGAACTACTCGCGCCACCTCTCGAACCGGAAGGCCGGCGATCCGCCGCCCACGCTCATCGACTACTTCCCGAAGGACTTCCTCCTCGTCCTCGACGAGTCGCACCAGACCGTGCCGCAGGTCGGCGCGATGTACCGCGGCGATCGCGCGCGGAAGGAGACGCTCGTCGAGTACGGCTTCCGCCTCCCGAGCGCGCTCGACAACCGGCCGCTCAAGTTCGAGGAGTTCGAGACCCACGTGCACCGCTGCGTCTACGTCTCGGCGACGCCGGGCGAATACGAGCTCCAGAAGGCGCAAGGATCGTTCATCGAGCAGGTCATCCGCCCCACCGGCCTGATGGACCCCGTCGTCGAGGTGCGCCCCGTCTCCGGGCAGGTCGACGACCTCCTCACCGAGATCCGCGACCGCGCGACGAAGAACGAGCGCGTCCTCTGCACCACCCTCACGAAGCGCATGGCGGAGGACCTCACCGACTACTACCGCGAGCTCGGCGTCCGCATCCGCTACCTCCACTCCGACGTCGACACGCTCGAGCGCATCGACATCCTGCGCGACCTCCGTCTCGGCGAGTTCGACGTCCTCGTCGGTATCAACCTCTTGCGCGAGGGCCTCGACCTCCCCGAGGTCTCGCTCGTCGCGATCTTCGACTCCGACAAGGAGGGCTTCCTCCGCTCGCCGCGCTCGCTCATCCAGACGATCGGGCGCGCCGCGCGCAACGTGAACGGCCGCGTCATCATGTACGCCGACTCGATCACCTCCGCGATGAAGGGCGCGATCGAGGAGACGAACCGCCGCCGCGCGCTGCAGGAGGCGTTCAACAAGGAGCACGGCATCGTCCCGCAGACGGTCATCCGCGCGGTCATGAACATCAACCCGGCCGCGGGGACGATGGACTACATCGACATCCCGAAGACGCCGAAGGCCGGCGCGAAGGGGAAGGGGAAGGGCGCCGACCTCGACATCGGCGAGCAGATCCGCGCGCTCCGCTCCGAGATGTTCGCCGCCGCGGAGGCGCTCGACTTCGAGCGCGCCGCGCGCCTCCGCGACGAGCTCAAGAAGCTCGAAGCCCTCGCGGCGAAGGACGGCAACGGCGCGGCGGAGGCCGCGCTCGCGAGCGGCATGTACGATCCGTACGCGGGCGCCGCGCCCAAGAAGAAGCGCGCCTCCGGCGGCGCCGCCGCGAAGAAGGCCGCGGGCGCGCGCGGCCGGTACAAGCGATGA